A part of Aegilops tauschii subsp. strangulata cultivar AL8/78 chromosome 2, Aet v6.0, whole genome shotgun sequence genomic DNA contains:
- the LOC109735988 gene encoding protein FAR1-RELATED SEQUENCE 5 isoform X2 — protein MHILASSCESCVSTTKWVADVVAADVLPVINSCNEKMLPEVNMLFDDENDAYEFYNIYAEKVGFFVRRSTLWTTSKNIITRRTFVCSREGFREKKKGAKESKCPRPETRIGCPASMTIRLTPNGKYRLTEFVPNHNHQLATASTIHMLKAKKIRRKARAVRENLVDDTVVTPEFENEDEAYEFYSMYAGKIGFNVRRASMTVNAENVITRRMFVCSKEGFREKKRGANRVKKPRPETRTGCPACMVIRLASNGKYNVTEFVTFHNHGLGAAAASDLVMTSLTAGSYQDCGVDLYDEALDDCYGKQNLIKDDATSNCLEGRSWKRYKCKVPHYGDVGATLEYLQKMQHDNPSFFYAVKSDEDGNLTNFLWADSKSIMDFTHFGDVVCLDSGYEVQGYGRPIALFTGLNHHRQTVIFGTALLYDESFEAFRWLFDTFKMAMNSTHPKTLLTDRSAVISEAVAVSWPETAHRFCVWQIYQNALQQLSQAFHGSRTLEYNFKRCLFDCEDEAEFLMAWREMLENHDLKDNQWLADLLAVKEKWALPYGREAFYADMKSVQQKDNLSSELKIYLSLEFDLLSFFVQFEKLLCDRRSAELQLDVSASQSTKKPPSMRILRQAANVYTPAAYRMFEREFELYMDCMLYNCGEMGTICEYRITVEDNPKDHFVKYDSLNSMSHCSCKRFEFVGIPCRHMLKVLDTRNIKDIPPQYILKRWRKDARSGSSNGGYAYSFDGDPQTKRHTLLCRIFSIAAARAATSAESFAYMESQSSVLMGQVEQFLENSPPDIAAIIGANCDRTQIPVESMITDGLHNHANFINGSADDSLTFPFTMGAGTLDYR, from the exons ATGCACATCTTGGCCTCCTCATGTGAATCCTGCGTATCCACAACAAAATGGG TGGCGGATGTGGTGGCAGCCGATGTTCTTCCTGTGATTAATAGCTGCAATGAGAAGATGTTGCCGGAAGTAAATATGCTATTTGATGACGAGAATGATGCTTATGAGTTCTACAATATTTATGCGGAGAAGGTGGGCTTCTTTGTTCGGAGATCAACACTCTGGACAACATCGAAGAACATCATCACTAGGAGGACATTTGTTTGCTCAAGAGAAGGTTTTCGGGAGAAGAAGAAGGGTGCCAAGGAATCAAAATGCCCACGGCCTGAAACAAGAATTGGTTGCCCAGCAAGCATGACCATTAGGCTTACTCCCAATGGCAAGTACCGTTTGACAGAATTTGTACCAAACCATAACCATCAGTTGGCAACAGCTTCTACGATTCATATGTTGAAAGCAAAGAAAATTAGGCGTAAAGCACGGGCTGTGAGAGAAAATCTGGTGGATGATACTGTGGTAACGCCAGAGTTTGAAAATGAAGATGAGGCATATGAATTTTACAGCATGTATGCAGGGAAAATTGGATTTAACGTAAGAAGGGCAAGCATGACAGTAAATGCTGAAAATGTTATCACTAGAAGGATGTTTGTTTGTTCAAAAGAAGGGTTCCGTGAGAAGAAAAGAGGAGCAAATAGAGTAAAGAAGCCTCGTCCAGAGACACGAACTGGTTGCCCAGCATGTATGGTCATCAGACTTGCATCTAACGGCAAGTATAATGTCACTGAGTTTGTCACCTTCCACAATCACGGTCTTGGTGCCGCAGCAGCTTCTGATCTTGTGATGACATCACTAACGGCTGGAAGTTATCAAGATTGTGGAGTAGATTTGTATGATGAAGCACTAGACGATTGTTACGGCAAGCAAAATCTTATCAAAGACGATGCCACTTCAAACTGTCTAGAAGGTAGAAGTTGGAAAAGGTACAAGTGTAAAGTTCCTCACTATGGTGATGTAGGTGCCACTCTGGAGTACCTACAAAAGATGCAACATGACAACCCTTCATTCTTCTATGCAGTAAAATCTGATGAAGATGGGAACTTGACAAATTTTCTTTGGGCAGATTCCAAGTCCATCATGGATTTTACCCACTTTGGTGATGTAGTATGCCTTGATTCAGGGTATGAAGTGCAAGGCTATGGTAGGCCGATTGCTTTGTTTACAGGTCTGAATCATCATAGGCAAACTGTCATCTTTGGTACTGCATTACTTTATGATGAGAGCTTTGAAGCTTTCAGATGGCTATTTGATACTTTTAAGATGGCAATGAATAGTACCCATCCCAAGACATTGTTAACTGATAGATCGGCTGTGATAAGTGAAGCTGTTGCAGTAAGTTGGCCTGAGACAGCACATCGTTTTTGTGTTTGGCAAATTTACCAAAATGCTCTTCAACAGTTAAGTCAAGCATTCCATGGGTCAAGAACTTTAGAATACAACTTCAAGAGATGCCTATTTGATTGTGAAGATGAGGCTGAGTTTTTGATGGCATGGAGAGAAATGTTGGAAAATCATGACCTAAAAGATAATCAATGGCTAGCAGATCTTCTTGCTGTTAAGGAGAAATGGGCATTACCATATGGTCGTGAGGCATTTTACGCTGATATGAAAAGCGTCCAACAGAAGGACAACTTGAGTAGTGAGCTTAAAATATATTTATCCCTAGAATTCGACCTTTTGAGTTTCTTTGTGCAGTTTGAAAAATTATTATGTGATCGTCGGTCTGCAGAACTGCAACTTGATGTGAGTGCCAGTCAGAGCACAAAGAAGCCACCTTCGATGCGAATATTAAGGCAAGCTGCAAATGTGTATACACCTGCTGCCTATAGAATGTTTGAAAGAGAGTTTGAATTGTACATGGATTGCATGCTATATAACTGTGGCGAGATGGGCACAATCTGTGAGTATAGGATAACTGTCGAGGACAATCCAAAAGATCATTTTGTTAAGTATGATTCGCTCAATTCCATGTCACATTGTAGTTGCAAGAGGTTTGAGTTTGTAGGCATTCCATGTCGCCATATGCTGAAGGTACTTGACACTAGGAATATCAAGGACATTCCTCCTCAGTACATCTTGAAAAGGTGGAGGAAAGATGCCAGATCAGGATCTTCAAATGGTGGTTACGCGTACTCTTTTGATGGTGATCCTCAGACAAAGCGTCACACTTTATTGTGTCGAATATTCAGTATAGCAGCGGCTAGAGCTGCAACCTCTGCCGAATCATTTgcgtacatggaaagccaatcgAGCGTACTTATGGGTCAAGTGGAACAATTTCTTGAAAACAGCCCCCCTGACATAGCTGCTATTATTGGTGCTAATTGTGACCGTACTCAAATTCCAGTTGAAAGTATGATCACAGACGGTCTGCACAATCATGCTAACTTTATCAATGGCTCTGCTGATG ATTCTCTAACCTTTCCCTTCACAATGGGTGCTGGTACGTTGGATTACCGCTAG
- the LOC109735988 gene encoding protein FAR1-RELATED SEQUENCE 5 isoform X1: MSSNSGGGAKEKGPRIATPLVPPPLVQNSMPTASDGPTTDLRLAQQSWPGHVVLRPCTSWPPHVNPAYPQQNGEAVADVVAADVLPVINSCNEKMLPEVNMLFDDENDAYEFYNIYAEKVGFFVRRSTLWTTSKNIITRRTFVCSREGFREKKKGAKESKCPRPETRIGCPASMTIRLTPNGKYRLTEFVPNHNHQLATASTIHMLKAKKIRRKARAVRENLVDDTVVTPEFENEDEAYEFYSMYAGKIGFNVRRASMTVNAENVITRRMFVCSKEGFREKKRGANRVKKPRPETRTGCPACMVIRLASNGKYNVTEFVTFHNHGLGAAAASDLVMTSLTAGSYQDCGVDLYDEALDDCYGKQNLIKDDATSNCLEGRSWKRYKCKVPHYGDVGATLEYLQKMQHDNPSFFYAVKSDEDGNLTNFLWADSKSIMDFTHFGDVVCLDSGYEVQGYGRPIALFTGLNHHRQTVIFGTALLYDESFEAFRWLFDTFKMAMNSTHPKTLLTDRSAVISEAVAVSWPETAHRFCVWQIYQNALQQLSQAFHGSRTLEYNFKRCLFDCEDEAEFLMAWREMLENHDLKDNQWLADLLAVKEKWALPYGREAFYADMKSVQQKDNLSSELKIYLSLEFDLLSFFVQFEKLLCDRRSAELQLDVSASQSTKKPPSMRILRQAANVYTPAAYRMFEREFELYMDCMLYNCGEMGTICEYRITVEDNPKDHFVKYDSLNSMSHCSCKRFEFVGIPCRHMLKVLDTRNIKDIPPQYILKRWRKDARSGSSNGGYAYSFDGDPQTKRHTLLCRIFSIAAARAATSAESFAYMESQSSVLMGQVEQFLENSPPDIAAIIGANCDRTQIPVESMITDGLHNHANFINGSADDSLTFPFTMGAGTLDYR; the protein is encoded by the exons ATGTCCAGCAACAGTGGCGGTGGTGCGAAGGAGAAGGGTCCCCGAATTGCTACGCCGCTTGTGCCACCTCCCTTAGTCCAGAATTCTATGCCTACTGCTTCAGATGGCCCTACCACTGATCTGAGATTAGCACAACAGTCCTGGCCTGGACATGTAGTCCTGCGTCCATGCACATCTTGGCCTCCTCATGTGAATCCTGCGTATCCACAACAAAATGGG GAAGCAGTGGCGGATGTGGTGGCAGCCGATGTTCTTCCTGTGATTAATAGCTGCAATGAGAAGATGTTGCCGGAAGTAAATATGCTATTTGATGACGAGAATGATGCTTATGAGTTCTACAATATTTATGCGGAGAAGGTGGGCTTCTTTGTTCGGAGATCAACACTCTGGACAACATCGAAGAACATCATCACTAGGAGGACATTTGTTTGCTCAAGAGAAGGTTTTCGGGAGAAGAAGAAGGGTGCCAAGGAATCAAAATGCCCACGGCCTGAAACAAGAATTGGTTGCCCAGCAAGCATGACCATTAGGCTTACTCCCAATGGCAAGTACCGTTTGACAGAATTTGTACCAAACCATAACCATCAGTTGGCAACAGCTTCTACGATTCATATGTTGAAAGCAAAGAAAATTAGGCGTAAAGCACGGGCTGTGAGAGAAAATCTGGTGGATGATACTGTGGTAACGCCAGAGTTTGAAAATGAAGATGAGGCATATGAATTTTACAGCATGTATGCAGGGAAAATTGGATTTAACGTAAGAAGGGCAAGCATGACAGTAAATGCTGAAAATGTTATCACTAGAAGGATGTTTGTTTGTTCAAAAGAAGGGTTCCGTGAGAAGAAAAGAGGAGCAAATAGAGTAAAGAAGCCTCGTCCAGAGACACGAACTGGTTGCCCAGCATGTATGGTCATCAGACTTGCATCTAACGGCAAGTATAATGTCACTGAGTTTGTCACCTTCCACAATCACGGTCTTGGTGCCGCAGCAGCTTCTGATCTTGTGATGACATCACTAACGGCTGGAAGTTATCAAGATTGTGGAGTAGATTTGTATGATGAAGCACTAGACGATTGTTACGGCAAGCAAAATCTTATCAAAGACGATGCCACTTCAAACTGTCTAGAAGGTAGAAGTTGGAAAAGGTACAAGTGTAAAGTTCCTCACTATGGTGATGTAGGTGCCACTCTGGAGTACCTACAAAAGATGCAACATGACAACCCTTCATTCTTCTATGCAGTAAAATCTGATGAAGATGGGAACTTGACAAATTTTCTTTGGGCAGATTCCAAGTCCATCATGGATTTTACCCACTTTGGTGATGTAGTATGCCTTGATTCAGGGTATGAAGTGCAAGGCTATGGTAGGCCGATTGCTTTGTTTACAGGTCTGAATCATCATAGGCAAACTGTCATCTTTGGTACTGCATTACTTTATGATGAGAGCTTTGAAGCTTTCAGATGGCTATTTGATACTTTTAAGATGGCAATGAATAGTACCCATCCCAAGACATTGTTAACTGATAGATCGGCTGTGATAAGTGAAGCTGTTGCAGTAAGTTGGCCTGAGACAGCACATCGTTTTTGTGTTTGGCAAATTTACCAAAATGCTCTTCAACAGTTAAGTCAAGCATTCCATGGGTCAAGAACTTTAGAATACAACTTCAAGAGATGCCTATTTGATTGTGAAGATGAGGCTGAGTTTTTGATGGCATGGAGAGAAATGTTGGAAAATCATGACCTAAAAGATAATCAATGGCTAGCAGATCTTCTTGCTGTTAAGGAGAAATGGGCATTACCATATGGTCGTGAGGCATTTTACGCTGATATGAAAAGCGTCCAACAGAAGGACAACTTGAGTAGTGAGCTTAAAATATATTTATCCCTAGAATTCGACCTTTTGAGTTTCTTTGTGCAGTTTGAAAAATTATTATGTGATCGTCGGTCTGCAGAACTGCAACTTGATGTGAGTGCCAGTCAGAGCACAAAGAAGCCACCTTCGATGCGAATATTAAGGCAAGCTGCAAATGTGTATACACCTGCTGCCTATAGAATGTTTGAAAGAGAGTTTGAATTGTACATGGATTGCATGCTATATAACTGTGGCGAGATGGGCACAATCTGTGAGTATAGGATAACTGTCGAGGACAATCCAAAAGATCATTTTGTTAAGTATGATTCGCTCAATTCCATGTCACATTGTAGTTGCAAGAGGTTTGAGTTTGTAGGCATTCCATGTCGCCATATGCTGAAGGTACTTGACACTAGGAATATCAAGGACATTCCTCCTCAGTACATCTTGAAAAGGTGGAGGAAAGATGCCAGATCAGGATCTTCAAATGGTGGTTACGCGTACTCTTTTGATGGTGATCCTCAGACAAAGCGTCACACTTTATTGTGTCGAATATTCAGTATAGCAGCGGCTAGAGCTGCAACCTCTGCCGAATCATTTgcgtacatggaaagccaatcgAGCGTACTTATGGGTCAAGTGGAACAATTTCTTGAAAACAGCCCCCCTGACATAGCTGCTATTATTGGTGCTAATTGTGACCGTACTCAAATTCCAGTTGAAAGTATGATCACAGACGGTCTGCACAATCATGCTAACTTTATCAATGGCTCTGCTGATG ATTCTCTAACCTTTCCCTTCACAATGGGTGCTGGTACGTTGGATTACCGCTAG
- the LOC141040861 gene encoding serine/threonine-protein phosphatase 7 long form homolog: MTVTLQDIAMIAGLPVEGNPLCMNTDSDGWREQMHALIGMVPPKPREPEAEDKKKERVATGAPFTWIAWNFGTFPEEVNEDELDDACCRPSGGIGGCMLALSIWSWERLPVGRPKTVKYEDWDDKDDPLRLPTWAYKWDVLNETTDDSSVMYKLYKSELDTITAEPVEWEPYGRGDSFGNPLEFRLNPMCTRDRDLWHMRCPLICKWAVELHLPHRVYRQFGLFQPHPPEWEDKDKLLHALDRRRQRKVKD, encoded by the exons atgaccgtgacgctcCAGGATATTGCTATGATCGCCGGTCTTCCTGTCGAGGGGAATCCTCTATGTATGAACACCGATTCTGATGGGTGGCGCGAGCAAATGCATGCCCTTATCGGTATGGTTCCTCCGAAGCCTCGAGAACCAGAAGCagaagacaagaagaaggaaagagtcgcaACCGGTGCTCCTTTCACGTGGATTGCATGGAACTTTGGTACTTTCCCTGAGGAAGTTAATGAGGATGAG TTGGACGACGCCTGTTGTAGGCCATCTGGAGGTATTGGTGGTTGTATGCTCGCACTTTCCATATGGAGCTGGGAGCGATTGCCGGTTGGACGACCGAAGACCGTGAAGTACGAGGATTGGGACGACAAAGACGACCCACTACGgctccccacttgggcttacaagtgggatgtgttaAATGAGACGACGGATGATTCCTCGGTCATGTACAAGTTGTACAAGAGCGAGCTGGACACGATCACGGCTGAGCCG GTGGAATGGGAGCCATATGGAAGAGGGGATAGTTTTGGTAACCCTCTAGAGTTCAGGCTGAATCCGATGTGCACTAGGGATAGGGATCTTTGGCATATGCGGTGCCCACTCATATGCAAATgggcggttgagcttcacctgccacatcGGGTGTACCGCCAGTTTGGTCtgttccagccacacccgccggaGTGGGAGGACAAGGACAAGTTGCTACATGC GTTGGATAGGAGAAGGCAGCGGAAGGTCAAGGATTAG